In Alicyclobacillus macrosporangiidus CPP55, a single window of DNA contains:
- a CDS encoding M20/M25/M40 family metallo-hydrolase: protein MTLSDDIRDWIREHRDLILSTNRRLVSIPSENLYPRGNELRVQQEVDRLLRDIGFATDMFLPTDVPGLLDHPAFLNDGRVYENRPNVVGVWKGTGHGRSLIFSGHMDTVPRGVDAWTHDPFGGEVIGDKQYGLGIFDMKGGMVAAMMAARCVRELGYKLRGDLLIETVVDEEFGGANATLACRLRGYEADAAIVPEPSNLAICPVNQGGVYYRVTFKGNPGRSFSGENVVNPVFAAARFLEIVRQYHHWRNQRANVPPMFAWNPELVTLVQTLRAGDVQMELADRVPSTCSFDVWIQCFPGTTEQQIYEEFTGFYQRYVEEDELLSQIPPVVEKKIRFLPGTGVPLDHPILDTLQRVGQASRTGGLPVHGAVFACDSFMFNLYSKTPAVILGPTGGNAHAPDEYVNIEDFMTLVEVYARTIVDWCGGSK, encoded by the coding sequence ATGACTTTGTCAGACGATATACGCGATTGGATCCGGGAGCACCGGGATCTGATTCTGTCCACCAATCGCAGATTGGTTTCCATACCCAGCGAGAACTTGTACCCGCGGGGAAACGAACTGCGGGTGCAACAAGAGGTCGACCGGTTATTGCGCGATATAGGGTTTGCGACGGATATGTTCCTTCCCACGGATGTTCCGGGCTTGCTGGATCATCCCGCCTTCCTCAACGACGGCAGGGTGTATGAGAACCGCCCGAACGTTGTCGGGGTCTGGAAGGGCACGGGGCATGGCCGGTCGCTAATCTTCTCGGGCCATATGGACACAGTGCCGAGGGGTGTCGATGCATGGACGCACGATCCGTTTGGCGGAGAAGTTATCGGCGACAAGCAATACGGCCTGGGCATCTTCGACATGAAAGGCGGCATGGTGGCTGCCATGATGGCTGCCCGGTGTGTGAGAGAACTCGGGTACAAATTGAGGGGTGACCTTCTGATTGAAACGGTGGTCGATGAGGAGTTCGGTGGCGCAAACGCGACGCTGGCGTGTCGCTTGCGCGGATATGAAGCGGACGCGGCCATCGTACCTGAACCGTCGAACCTTGCGATTTGCCCAGTGAATCAAGGCGGCGTCTATTACCGTGTCACGTTCAAGGGGAACCCGGGACGCTCGTTCAGTGGGGAAAACGTCGTGAACCCGGTCTTTGCCGCCGCACGCTTCCTGGAAATTGTGCGCCAGTACCATCACTGGAGAAACCAACGCGCCAATGTCCCGCCCATGTTCGCCTGGAACCCGGAACTGGTCACGTTGGTTCAGACCCTGCGGGCAGGCGATGTCCAGATGGAGTTGGCGGACCGTGTCCCGAGCACCTGCTCGTTTGACGTTTGGATTCAGTGTTTTCCGGGCACCACCGAACAACAGATCTATGAGGAATTCACGGGTTTCTATCAAAGATACGTGGAAGAAGATGAACTCCTTTCGCAGATACCACCGGTGGTGGAAAAGAAGATCCGATTCTTGCCAGGCACCGGGGTGCCTCTGGACCACCCGATCCTCGACACCCTCCAACGCGTTGGACAGGCGTCGAGAACGGGAGGGTTACCCGTTCACGGGGCAGTCTTCGCCTGCGACTCGTTCATGTTCAACCTGTACTCCAAAACGCCGGCCGTGATCCTGGGTCCGACCGGAGGGAATGCGCACGCGCCCGATGAGTATGTGAACATCGAGGACTTCATGACGCTCGTCGAGGTCTACGCACGTACTATCGTGGATTGGTGCGGAGGTTCGAAATGA
- a CDS encoding glucosamine-6-phosphate deaminase, which yields MGKAAAAHCAQILNAAIQSRGEARLVLSTGNSQIDTLRFLVRQNVDWSKVVMFHLDEYVGLPMDHPASFRRYLKEKFIDQVPLRRAVFVSPEGDLQQHIAELTVEIRKAPIDLALVGIGENAHIAFNDPPADFETREAFIVVNLDRRCKEQQVREGWFSAVEDVPAQAVSMTVHQILRSEAIISCVPYRVKAQAVAQTLNSPVSNYIPATALKTHPNVTLYLDDDSASLVNFETLASFEHVHSVERL from the coding sequence TTGGGAAAGGCGGCGGCTGCCCATTGTGCCCAGATTCTGAATGCTGCCATTCAGTCCCGCGGGGAGGCGAGGCTGGTCCTGTCCACCGGGAACTCCCAGATCGATACCCTGCGGTTTCTCGTGCGTCAGAACGTGGATTGGAGCAAAGTGGTGATGTTTCATCTGGATGAATATGTGGGATTGCCGATGGATCATCCGGCCAGTTTCCGCAGGTATCTCAAAGAAAAATTCATCGACCAGGTTCCTCTGCGGCGGGCGGTGTTCGTGTCTCCGGAAGGAGATTTGCAGCAGCACATAGCGGAGTTGACCGTTGAAATTCGCAAGGCGCCGATTGACCTCGCACTGGTCGGCATCGGGGAGAACGCGCATATTGCGTTTAACGATCCGCCAGCCGACTTCGAGACGCGGGAGGCGTTTATCGTCGTGAATCTCGACCGGCGCTGCAAGGAACAACAGGTGCGGGAAGGGTGGTTCTCGGCCGTGGAAGATGTCCCGGCGCAGGCGGTGAGCATGACAGTGCATCAGATCTTGAGAAGCGAGGCGATTATCTCCTGTGTCCCTTATCGGGTGAAAGCTCAGGCAGTAGCGCAGACCCTGAACTCGCCTGTCAGCAATTACATCCCCGCGACCGCATTAAAAACACACCCTAACGTCACTTTGTACCTTGACGATGATTCGGCTTCGCTTGTCAATTTCGAAACACTGGCGTCTTTCGAACACGTACACTCAGTGGAGAGGTTGTGA
- a CDS encoding SGNH/GDSL hydrolase family protein, which produces MWYTALGDSITAGSGASAPWRAYPAQILRRSAARSVPGGACLHVLAHPWWTTEALDMAVRENDIGPLTQATAVSVWIGGDNLSQAGLRLLEGPRGDVAAVVTAAIRSHQAHLNRLLRFLGSITRARLVVCTQYNPFPNSPLAVQAMAALNDATRDVARRLGVSVAPADTWFAGREAELIHGYRTGRLEDVLRSPDVPVHPNDRGHSVIAAGLWPFLS; this is translated from the coding sequence ATGTGGTACACCGCCCTCGGCGACTCCATCACCGCCGGTTCCGGGGCGAGCGCGCCGTGGCGGGCGTATCCGGCACAGATCCTCCGCCGCAGCGCCGCACGCTCCGTCCCTGGCGGCGCCTGTCTGCACGTCCTCGCCCATCCGTGGTGGACCACCGAAGCGCTCGACATGGCCGTCCGCGAAAATGACATCGGTCCCCTTACCCAGGCGACCGCCGTCAGCGTCTGGATCGGAGGCGACAATCTGTCCCAGGCTGGCCTCCGGTTGCTCGAAGGCCCGCGCGGGGACGTGGCCGCCGTGGTGACGGCGGCCATCCGCAGCCATCAGGCCCATCTCAACCGCCTTCTCCGGTTCCTCGGCTCCATCACCCGGGCCCGTCTGGTGGTGTGCACACAGTACAACCCCTTCCCCAACAGCCCCCTGGCTGTCCAGGCCATGGCCGCGCTGAACGACGCCACGCGCGACGTCGCCAGACGATTGGGGGTCTCCGTGGCTCCCGCCGACACCTGGTTCGCCGGTCGCGAGGCGGAACTCATCCACGGTTACCGGACAGGACGCCTGGAGGACGTCCTGCGGTCGCCCGATGTGCCGGTGCATCCGAATGATCGCGGACACAGCGTGATCGCAGCCGGTCTGTGGCCATTCCTGTCGTAA
- a CDS encoding glycosyltransferase family 2 protein: protein MAWIGWLLAVVWSILAAVTLPDLLRVPRLSRVGEAVGSSWNEHSRRGFDRRGQSTTAPGRVSVVIAARDEGRALADTLAALTAQTVADLEIIVVDDRSQDDTWTVISRFAAADPRVRGIRVTDLPEGWLGKNHALYQGAMSATGAWLVFMDADVRLHPHTLEEAAAFAHQRGFQHVTAVPRLKAESTPLAALMLVFALNLVMFLRPQSACRGRWGVAGIGAFQWVDRSRYLASGGHAAIRMRPDDDAALGRLLKRSGCRQCLVRAADRMSLAWYERTWDMIQGLEKSPLAAFGYRPWALAAVIPLLLALYEGPVIGAVTGGRAAWGYLFAWAVVTGLCAVVACGLFAGSAEETPSGAAGETPADGEALHRRTRLRVAAAMLLWPVGAALLAFAYLRAAWRVWRRGGLMWRGTVYPLEVLRREGRWHAGERGPRT, encoded by the coding sequence TTGGCCTGGATCGGTTGGCTGTTGGCCGTCGTGTGGTCCATCTTGGCGGCGGTCACGCTGCCGGATTTACTCCGCGTCCCGCGCCTGTCGCGCGTGGGCGAAGCGGTCGGGTCGAGCTGGAATGAGCATTCCAGGCGGGGGTTTGATCGGCGCGGGCAGTCCACGACAGCGCCCGGCCGGGTGTCCGTGGTGATCGCCGCGCGGGACGAGGGCAGGGCGCTGGCGGACACGCTCGCGGCTCTGACGGCGCAGACGGTGGCGGATCTGGAGATCATCGTGGTGGACGACCGGTCGCAGGACGACACCTGGACCGTCATCTCCCGATTTGCGGCAGCCGATCCGCGCGTTCGCGGAATTCGGGTGACCGACTTGCCGGAGGGATGGCTCGGCAAGAACCACGCCCTGTACCAGGGAGCCATGTCGGCGACGGGGGCGTGGCTGGTGTTCATGGACGCGGATGTTCGCCTGCATCCGCATACCTTGGAGGAGGCCGCCGCGTTCGCGCACCAGCGGGGATTTCAGCATGTCACGGCGGTACCCAGGCTCAAGGCGGAATCGACACCGCTCGCAGCGTTGATGCTGGTGTTCGCTCTCAACCTGGTGATGTTCCTGCGGCCCCAGAGCGCGTGCCGGGGGCGGTGGGGTGTGGCTGGAATCGGGGCGTTTCAGTGGGTGGATCGATCCCGCTACCTCGCGTCCGGCGGCCACGCGGCCATCCGCATGCGGCCGGACGACGACGCCGCGCTGGGGCGGCTGCTCAAGCGGTCCGGATGCCGGCAGTGCCTGGTGCGGGCCGCGGATCGCATGTCCTTGGCTTGGTACGAGCGGACCTGGGACATGATTCAGGGCCTGGAAAAGAGTCCGCTCGCCGCTTTCGGGTACCGGCCGTGGGCGCTGGCGGCGGTGATCCCGTTGCTGTTGGCGCTGTACGAGGGGCCAGTGATCGGCGCTGTCACCGGGGGCCGCGCCGCGTGGGGATACCTGTTCGCGTGGGCGGTCGTGACCGGATTGTGCGCAGTGGTCGCATGCGGGCTGTTCGCAGGCTCGGCGGAGGAGACGCCCTCAGGCGCGGCGGGAGAGACGCCCGCCGATGGAGAGGCATTGCACAGGCGGACGCGGCTGCGCGTGGCTGCCGCGATGCTATTGTGGCCGGTGGGCGCGGCGCTGTTGGCGTTCGCCTACCTCAGGGCCGCCTGGCGGGTGTGGCGACGCGGGGGCCTGATGTGGCGGGGGACGGTCTATCCGCTGGAGGTCCTGCGCAGGGAGGGACGCTGGCACGCCGGAGAGCGGGGGCCGCGGACGTGA
- a CDS encoding ROK family transcriptional regulator, with the protein MPRYGALRPSDLKSENKAALLRHVYRNGVSSKPDISKSLGISKPTVSALVDELVEEGYLTAVGMGTSTSQGGKRPVLYSFNARAGSVIGIYIGIDVLEGALVDLQMTVLSKTKLRFDQRNVPQTLELVCAIVRSMLDQAEQMGVSVIGIGVSAPGVIENRRGVLVNATHLEGWSEVPIGPYLQSRFQLPVMVDNESRNIAMAEKWFGLGRDLDTFITLQTKGGLGTGIILNRTIYRGIDNSGGEFGHTTVELNGPKCRCGNHGCWELYATESSFLKWFNQEAEAHRPPWFNRNSHLSEPGQLDMETVGALYAMQDEFTLPRVKRYAYYLGIGIVNLVNVFNPEAILLHGNVTVLGESFLSEVESVVRSRALHLPAKRVQLKYSKFGEDMSIIGAATPVIAEAIDGELLFFNSSAN; encoded by the coding sequence GTGCCAAGGTATGGGGCTCTTAGACCATCCGACCTCAAGAGCGAGAACAAGGCCGCCTTACTGCGGCACGTGTATCGCAATGGTGTGAGTTCGAAACCGGATATTTCGAAATCCCTAGGCATCAGTAAACCAACGGTCTCGGCATTGGTGGATGAACTGGTGGAGGAAGGATACTTGACGGCTGTCGGCATGGGTACTTCCACGAGTCAAGGGGGGAAAAGACCCGTCCTGTACAGTTTCAACGCCAGGGCTGGAAGTGTAATCGGGATCTACATTGGTATAGACGTACTCGAGGGGGCTTTGGTCGACCTCCAAATGACCGTGTTGTCGAAAACAAAGCTTCGCTTCGATCAGCGGAATGTTCCGCAGACGCTCGAACTCGTCTGTGCGATCGTCAGGTCCATGTTGGATCAGGCGGAGCAGATGGGTGTTTCTGTCATCGGGATTGGTGTCAGCGCACCGGGAGTGATCGAAAATCGACGAGGTGTCCTGGTTAACGCTACCCATCTGGAAGGATGGAGTGAAGTTCCCATCGGTCCCTATCTACAATCTCGGTTTCAACTGCCGGTGATGGTGGACAATGAATCGAGAAACATTGCAATGGCGGAAAAATGGTTTGGACTTGGGCGCGATCTGGACACGTTCATCACCCTCCAAACGAAGGGAGGCTTGGGCACAGGAATCATCCTCAATCGTACGATCTATCGCGGCATTGACAACAGCGGCGGGGAATTCGGGCATACCACGGTCGAGTTGAATGGACCGAAGTGCCGTTGTGGAAATCACGGTTGTTGGGAACTGTATGCCACAGAAAGCTCCTTTCTCAAGTGGTTCAATCAAGAGGCAGAAGCGCACCGTCCACCATGGTTTAACAGGAACTCTCACCTGTCGGAGCCGGGTCAGTTAGATATGGAGACGGTTGGAGCCCTGTATGCCATGCAGGATGAATTTACGCTGCCTCGTGTCAAAAGGTACGCGTACTATCTTGGAATAGGTATCGTCAACCTAGTCAATGTGTTTAATCCCGAGGCAATTTTGTTACATGGGAACGTGACGGTGCTCGGCGAATCGTTCCTGTCAGAAGTGGAATCCGTGGTGAGGTCCAGAGCGTTGCATTTGCCTGCCAAACGGGTGCAACTCAAGTATTCGAAGTTTGGCGAGGACATGTCCATTATCGGGGCAGCCACGCCGGTGATCGCGGAGGCCATTGACGGAGAGTTGCTGTTCTTCAATTCTTCAGCCAACTAA
- the eno gene encoding phosphopyruvate hydratase: MRIVHVQARQVLDSRGTPTVEAGVTLEDGTTGHAIVPSGASTGRHEALELRDGDPRVYGGKGVGRAIAHVNGEIARALAGMQADDQAEVDRRLLELDGTPDKRRLGANATLGVSMAVCVAAAKARRLRLYAYIAEMFGTHPERVRLPLPMVNILSGGLHAGGQLDIQDILFVPVGAETYSRAMQQVYDVYHAAKQILQAAGYDVRLVADEGGLGPALSSNEEGLGILIQAMERAGLKPGVDGAIAVDVASSHFYEDGVYRLRRDRTTRSSEEMVALLAAWTERFPIVSLEDGLAEDDWEGWRQLTARVGARVQLVGDDLFATSVTRLKQGMEQGAANAILIKLNQAGTVTETLEAIRMAQAHGFRTVVSARSGETEDTFMADLAVGTGAGQIKVGSITRSERLAKYNRLFRIEEWLGHPPMASPFRPR; encoded by the coding sequence GTGCGTATCGTACACGTACAGGCACGCCAAGTATTGGACTCGCGCGGGACGCCGACGGTGGAAGCGGGGGTGACCTTGGAGGACGGAACCACGGGGCACGCCATCGTGCCGTCGGGTGCTTCCACGGGCCGTCATGAGGCACTCGAACTGCGGGACGGGGACCCGCGGGTATACGGCGGAAAAGGTGTGGGGCGGGCGATCGCGCATGTGAACGGCGAGATCGCCCGGGCGTTGGCCGGGATGCAGGCGGACGACCAGGCGGAGGTGGACAGGCGTCTGCTCGAATTGGACGGAACACCGGACAAGCGGCGCCTGGGGGCCAACGCGACGCTCGGGGTTTCGATGGCCGTGTGTGTCGCGGCGGCGAAGGCCCGGAGGTTGCGCTTGTATGCCTACATCGCTGAGATGTTCGGGACGCATCCCGAGCGGGTCCGCCTGCCACTGCCCATGGTGAATATCCTCAGCGGCGGCCTGCACGCGGGCGGGCAACTGGATATCCAGGACATCCTGTTCGTCCCCGTCGGCGCTGAGACCTACTCCCGCGCCATGCAACAGGTGTACGACGTCTACCATGCCGCCAAGCAAATCTTGCAGGCAGCGGGGTACGACGTCCGGCTCGTCGCCGACGAAGGAGGTTTGGGGCCGGCCCTGTCTTCCAACGAAGAGGGACTCGGGATCCTGATCCAGGCCATGGAACGGGCAGGGCTGAAGCCAGGGGTGGACGGCGCGATCGCGGTCGATGTCGCCTCCTCTCACTTTTACGAGGACGGGGTGTATCGGCTCCGGCGGGATCGAACGACTCGCTCCTCTGAAGAGATGGTCGCCTTGTTGGCGGCGTGGACCGAGCGGTTCCCCATCGTCTCTCTGGAGGACGGGCTCGCTGAGGACGACTGGGAGGGTTGGCGGCAGCTGACGGCTCGTGTGGGCGCGCGGGTGCAGCTTGTGGGAGACGACTTGTTCGCGACGTCCGTCACGCGGTTGAAGCAGGGAATGGAACAGGGTGCGGCCAACGCCATTCTCATCAAGTTGAACCAGGCGGGGACGGTCACCGAGACGCTGGAAGCCATCCGGATGGCGCAGGCCCATGGATTCAGGACGGTGGTCTCGGCGCGATCCGGGGAGACCGAGGACACTTTCATGGCCGACCTTGCGGTGGGCACGGGGGCTGGTCAGATCAAGGTGGGGTCCATCACCCGGTCGGAGCGGCTGGCGAAATATAACCGGTTGTTTCGGATTGAGGAGTGGCTGGGTCACCCGCCGATGGCGTCTCCTTTTCGTCCGCGTTAA
- a CDS encoding DUF4432 family protein, producing MQRTTGCRIEDGWTFQGMNVLVLQNEKLRVSLLLDKGAEIFELVYKPLDLDFMYRSSRGIRRQGTVSGFPSTNNTRFLDQYSGGWQEVFPAGSGGCEYRGALFGMHGEVALLPWDYEIIEDRKERITVRLSVRTLRSPYLLTKDITLVEGISALEVKEAVRNEGRVPLHFMWGHHPAFGPPFIGPATRLDLPSCKIVSHPELYSVNSRFSPQGALAVWPLIRDRWGNVVDLRVLREYSCQSADMLYATEMEDGWFMLTNTQIGVGIRFEWDIQTFPYLWIWNEAGGTEDYPWYGNARVLALEPFTSLPGTGQAGLLEAIENGTAAMIEPGQTIYTSFTVTVYETHTGNETRAEMNI from the coding sequence TTGCAACGTACGACGGGTTGCCGCATTGAAGACGGCTGGACCTTTCAGGGCATGAACGTGCTTGTCCTACAAAATGAGAAACTGCGGGTCTCCTTGCTTTTGGACAAGGGTGCGGAAATCTTCGAGCTGGTGTACAAACCGCTCGACCTCGATTTTATGTACAGAAGTTCACGGGGCATCCGACGCCAGGGGACGGTGTCTGGATTCCCCTCCACCAATAATACACGATTTCTGGACCAATACTCCGGTGGCTGGCAGGAGGTGTTTCCCGCCGGGAGCGGCGGCTGCGAGTATCGGGGCGCCCTGTTTGGCATGCACGGAGAAGTAGCGCTGTTGCCATGGGACTACGAAATCATCGAGGATCGCAAAGAGAGGATCACGGTCCGCTTATCTGTACGAACCCTGCGCAGTCCATATCTATTGACCAAGGACATCACATTGGTGGAAGGAATATCGGCTTTGGAGGTGAAAGAGGCGGTACGCAACGAAGGACGGGTGCCGCTGCACTTTATGTGGGGACACCATCCGGCGTTCGGACCGCCCTTCATTGGACCGGCAACCCGTTTAGATTTGCCTAGCTGCAAGATCGTGTCGCATCCAGAGCTTTATTCTGTGAACAGCCGATTTTCTCCTCAAGGCGCACTGGCCGTGTGGCCGTTGATTCGTGATAGATGGGGAAATGTCGTGGATCTGAGGGTTTTGCGGGAGTACTCGTGTCAATCCGCCGATATGTTGTACGCGACGGAGATGGAGGATGGGTGGTTTATGCTGACCAACACCCAAATCGGGGTGGGCATTCGCTTCGAATGGGACATCCAGACATTTCCGTATCTTTGGATCTGGAATGAGGCGGGCGGCACGGAGGATTATCCATGGTATGGAAATGCACGGGTTCTTGCATTGGAGCCCTTCACCAGTCTGCCGGGCACGGGACAAGCTGGCCTCCTGGAAGCTATCGAAAATGGCACTGCTGCCATGATTGAACCTGGGCAGACGATATACACTTCGTTCACGGTTACGGTGTACGAGACACATACAGGGAATGAGACTCGTGCCGAAATGAACATTTAA
- a CDS encoding alpha/beta hydrolase family protein, giving the protein MAKRHFSLQEYFIRRGLMVKPKLHFDDDLGQDVLQWQTVLRAKLMELMEPFPQEVELHPETVWQVEKDGLYKEKVIFDVEELASVPALVIKRTDLPKDARHPAVLCLHGHGPEGDWHAYGKDLVTGVATDTVRKHAIQRYNYDYAVQLARAGFITVTLDFRNFGERSDGNLYPGRDSCNVHFIRGLLMGVKLITLHVWDVMKTVDYLVTRPDVDPDAIGCVGLSFGGTMALHVAALDTRIKAASVSCALTTYMEYAIKLGNFCGSQFVPGIYEYADLSDLAGLIAPRPLLVENGVHDPGFPIEASLAAQKHLRSIYRAAGASERLFTHVFDGAHRFSGDHTVSFLNNWLRGRFCDEHALF; this is encoded by the coding sequence ATGGCCAAGCGCCACTTCTCACTGCAGGAATACTTCATTCGCCGTGGCCTAATGGTCAAACCGAAACTGCACTTCGATGACGACCTGGGCCAGGACGTACTGCAGTGGCAGACCGTCCTGAGAGCAAAGCTGATGGAGCTGATGGAACCGTTTCCTCAAGAAGTAGAGCTACATCCGGAAACGGTATGGCAAGTTGAAAAAGATGGGTTGTACAAAGAAAAGGTCATTTTCGATGTAGAAGAACTGGCGTCTGTCCCTGCGTTGGTGATCAAGCGCACGGATCTGCCTAAGGACGCTCGCCATCCTGCGGTGCTGTGTCTGCACGGACACGGACCTGAGGGAGACTGGCATGCCTACGGAAAGGACCTTGTGACAGGTGTGGCCACCGACACAGTTCGGAAACACGCCATCCAACGGTACAACTATGATTACGCTGTTCAACTCGCCCGGGCGGGCTTCATCACTGTCACCCTAGACTTTCGAAACTTCGGTGAACGGTCTGACGGTAACCTCTATCCTGGGCGGGACAGTTGTAATGTCCATTTCATCCGCGGCCTCCTGATGGGCGTCAAACTGATTACACTCCACGTATGGGACGTGATGAAGACCGTGGATTACCTGGTCACCCGTCCGGATGTGGATCCGGATGCCATCGGGTGTGTCGGATTGTCGTTCGGCGGCACGATGGCCTTGCACGTCGCCGCGTTGGACACAAGGATTAAGGCTGCCTCAGTCTCGTGTGCATTGACGACATACATGGAATACGCAATCAAGTTAGGTAACTTCTGCGGATCTCAGTTCGTCCCGGGTATTTATGAGTACGCCGATTTGTCCGACCTAGCCGGATTGATTGCGCCGCGCCCGCTGCTTGTCGAAAACGGGGTGCACGATCCAGGGTTTCCAATTGAGGCTTCGCTCGCCGCGCAGAAACACCTACGATCCATCTATCGGGCTGCCGGTGCTTCGGAGCGGCTGTTCACTCATGTGTTCGATGGAGCACACAGGTTTTCTGGCGATCACACCGTTTCGTTTCTCAACAATTGGCTACGCGGGCGCTTCTGCGATGAGCACGCCCTGTTCTAA
- a CDS encoding RidA family protein, producing MKEQICTDKAPQPAGPYSQGLRVGNRIYVAGQGPINPQTGRVEATDIAGQTHQVLKNIQTILQEAGASLKDVVKATVHLSDLKYFDEFNKVYMQYFEQPYPVRTTVGSQLNGILVEIDVIAEI from the coding sequence ATGAAAGAGCAAATTTGCACCGACAAGGCTCCGCAGCCGGCAGGACCGTATTCGCAAGGTCTGCGTGTTGGAAATCGCATTTACGTCGCTGGGCAGGGGCCTATCAATCCACAGACTGGGCGGGTCGAAGCGACGGATATTGCAGGCCAGACACACCAGGTGCTGAAAAACATCCAGACAATTCTGCAAGAGGCGGGCGCTTCTTTAAAGGATGTGGTGAAGGCCACTGTGCACCTGAGTGATCTCAAGTATTTTGACGAGTTCAACAAAGTGTATATGCAATACTTTGAGCAGCCCTATCCCGTACGTACCACCGTAGGCAGTCAATTGAACGGCATTTTGGTTGAAATCGACGTGATCGCGGAAATTTGA